The genomic stretch CGTTGCAATTTTGttgcaatttttgtatttttaaaatttattttttgaaaaaaaatatgcaaTAGGTTTgatacatttcaaaaaaaattcagagACCAATAATAGCAAGGTCAATAATGatagaatttattttaaataattataaggaaattaTAAAAGTTATGCAATCTTCTTGTGCctctataataaaaaaatttaaaatattagtTGATGTTGGAAACTATAAACTAGATTAGAACTTTCCTTTCTTGTTATCCTACACGACAATCAGGATAACTAGATGAcaataataatatcattatgggaaaaaaatttaaaagtgaaTCACATTGGGAATATTTTTTAGCAAGAGTgttattttggtaaaaaaaaaaaaactcaagaaatTCAGTGCAACTTAATTATTAATTTagatgttctattttttgttattaaaatgCGTCTAGACCCATTAaattttaagtgttaaattgagttatcaaacagggtctaaatttgatacatttgagtaTGTATCACATTAAATAATGAGTGAATAACTTATTACCTATTTTTGGGATTATGTTTTACCTAGAGAAATTAGTacaatttaattaatttagatgttttattttttgttatcaaacacgTTTTAATATGTtcagatctgaatccattaaatttaagtgctgaattaaATTGTCAAACAGAGTCTAAGTCGAGATTTTCTAGATGTATtctgttattattattagtatattttttttttgggtaaacaGTCTGACTGTTAAAGGTTTGTAGTCCAATTTAGGCTTAATTTGGTATTAATCACTAAaaacgagaaaaaaaaaaaaaagaaaagagctttcaaaaattctgCTTCCTAGATTATCCACACTCGAGCAATAATACTATATACAAGCTTCCCAGAGTTCGGAATTTAAGTCTTTCATATACAAGCACCAGTGAAGCAATTTGCTAGTTGTGGGTAACATGAGAAAGTGTTCATGGCTTGAAGGGCATCTTCCAACAAAACCAGCGCTGGACACATTGGATCGCTCAACAATCATTTTCTCGTTCTTGAAATCACACATACAAAAGATTTACCCAAAGACCCAACACAGATTTTATTCAATTAACATCTTTGGTCCAGCAACAAAACGTTAAAaaacaaaacataaaaaaagaaagtactGTAACTCAAACTTACACAACGTTGCACGTAATCATATGGTTGTTCAAGGTTTAAAGAACCTGGAAATCATACTGAGGGAACTAAACAGATAGCTGCAATGCCGCATCTGTTTTATTTTAAGCAGACTATATATCAGTTTATTTTAATTTGCCTCATCACTCATCAGACTCCATCTCCTTTAGTTTGTCTTTCAATTGAAATAGGACGCCATGAATTTCTCCAAAGTAAGGTTGCATTGCATTCCTTGTATCATCCATCCACTTCCGAACTTTCTCATGTGGATCTAATAACCGTTGACGAACCTTCTCATCCAAGGCCTAAATTCCACAGCGAAGTTGTAATCAGTTACATCTCGCTTGTCATAAATTCCTTTGTATATTTTGTGGACTAGATAGTACTCTCCATACCCCATTACCGAACACTTGATTCTATACATAGTTTTTGATCTTTGAAAGTTTCAAGTTATCACATCATGTAGCAGTACTCTTGATACTAATGATATTAAATgctatctcaaaaaaaaaaaaaaagaaatgaactcCAGAAACAAAACATGTTTCAGGACATTTGGATAACCAAAAATTTTGGCGAAACTGAGGAGACAATGTTAATAGATTATGGAAGTATTTAGGTTTTCAGTCGGAATCCTATATAACGTCTTGATCTCTGTTCTCAAGTTAAGTTGATAAAGAAATTCATATAATATAGTAAATAACAGACTGCAAATGAGAAGAGCAAGAAGACAGTCTCTATCTCTTTACCTCAAGTTGCATGGTTTCACAGACCAAACTCAGGTCTGCAATTGAAGGTTTGGAATTTCCCAGCAGAAATTGTCCTTCCTCCTTCAGCCAAAAAGACTCGATCTTTGCAAGAGAAGCTGAGAGCACTTTTTCGCAATCAGCTGCTGCTTGTACATCCGAAGGCAGACCAAAAAGTGGTGCCAGTTTGCTATGGAAGACTAATCCAGCTGTAAGAAAAATAAGCGCATGCACCAAGGAGTACAACATTAATATTGATGATAACCTATCATTTATAAGCAAAATACTGAAAAAGAAACTTGGAATGACTGTATCTAGACATCGCTAGACAAATCCCAATTCTCTTGATAATGGAAGACAAACCAATAATGTATAGCTAGAGTAGTAATAATTTAATAGAGAGCCAAAACTTAAGATTGGCACCTGAACCATGTCGTAGATTGGCGTGATGCCAGTCTAAAACTGAGTTGATCTCAGCTCGTTTGAACAGGTCTGCTGGGTACCTTTTTGGTATGAAAAAGCACAAGTGATCAAAAGAGGTACGATCGAGTATCAGTTGTTGGTTTGATACTTTAGAAGCCATGTTCAATATTTGACCCACGTAACCGTATGAAACAGTTAATTTCAGGATTTAGTCACATTGAATATTCTCATAATTAAACATCAAGAGATAATAGGAAAGAAGTTCGATTGTGAGGTGTTCATATATTTATTAGAAACTAATATGTGCTTTCTTTTTTACTGATACTTTACGTTTTATAACAAAATGTTTATGGTAGTATCAGATAGCGTATAAACTGGCATGTACAGTAAGGAGACTCACCAATGATCTGCAACTCCAGGAGAAGCACAAGCCAGAAATCGTAGAATTGCATGACTGCAAGACATCACATTATAAAAAGTTTGGAAGAGAAATTTACTTTTATGGAAAGCATATTTAGAAGTGACCTCGCCAAAATGAAACTGGGAGGAGGAAAGACAAATAAAAGATGGCAAAAGACAGATGCAAAAAACGAGCCCGATATTAGGCTGCAGCTCGTATTGCTCTGACTGGACTTAAATTTTTTGCTTTGTTCTTTTGAAGACCAAGCTAGAATTTTGAAGATTTACCCTTTTGCtgctccatttttttttttctttttcgaaaCTAGCCATAACAATCCAAAGGGACCAAAGAGGGGGTTTT from Coffea eugenioides isolate CCC68of chromosome 8, Ceug_1.0, whole genome shotgun sequence encodes the following:
- the LOC113779073 gene encoding glutathione S-transferase T1-like, whose protein sequence is MKLKLFVHRLSQPSRAVLIFCKLNKIEFEEVQIDLSKGEHLSPEFKEINPMQKVPAMEVDEGFKLFESHAILRFLACASPGVADHWYPADLFKRAEINSVLDWHHANLRHGSAGLVFHSKLAPLFGLPSDVQAAADCEKVLSASLAKIESFWLKEEGQFLLGNSKPSIADLSLVCETMQLEALDEKVRQRLLDPHEKVRKWMDDTRNAMQPYFGEIHGVLFQLKDKLKEMESDE